Proteins from one Porites lutea chromosome 3, jaPorLute2.1, whole genome shotgun sequence genomic window:
- the LOC140929563 gene encoding uncharacterized protein, which yields MAGETSTASLDSHDHGVEQLIQNLQEERTGLDYNLSIAQATLESLKVAPRERGLAGKHTNFTCSSCHYKGHRVNNCMLHPCRGYYECGQLSLHREDRDHLKQAEAEVKEIQKQLKRNMDEMENYKLLKERTRTNFFANTRKKLQCHNPIKYSNRTTLDNDLRILATACNHRVPSATADLEQIIENYRNKASRVKSVQNHVSHDYNRTVYQKQNLNQCKSPITINNQWAPFSMPHSPPYCETQSPPPYIHAPSNPKSCVPLSATIHAAHNFKSTSTKPKVAFSLSKCQL from the exons ATGGCAGGTGAAACATCTACCGCTAGTCTGGATAGCCATGATCATGGTGTAGAACAATTAATCCAGAACCTGCAAGAAGAGAGAACTGGTCTTGATTATAACCTCAGTATAGCACAGGCCACCCTGGAGTCGCTGAAAGTCGCCCCAAGGGAAAGAGGTCTTGCAGGGAAACACACTAATTTTACCTGCAGCAGTTGCCATTACAAAGGACACCGTGTTAATAACTGCATGTTGCATCCCTGTCGTGGGTACTATGAATGTGGCCAGCTCTCATTACACCGGGAAGACAGAGATCACTTAAAACAG GCTGAAGCTGAAGTGAAAGAAATCCAAAAACAGCTGAAGAGAAATATGGATGAAATGGAAAACTACAAATTGCTCAA gGAAAGGACAAGAACCAACTTTTTTGCAAACACTAGGAAAAAGCTGCAGTGTCACAATCCCATCAAGTATTCCAACAGAACAACACTAGACAATGATCTAAGAATTTTAGCTACTGCGTGTAATCATAGGGTTCCATCAGCCACTGCAGATTTAGAGCAGATAATTGAGAATTATAGAAATAAGGCAAGTAGGGTGAAGTCTGTGCAGAATCATGTTTCACATGATTATAATCGCACTGTGTACCAGAAACAGAATTTGAACCAATGTAAATCGCCAATAACAATCAACAACCAATGGGCACCATTTAGCATGCCTCATTCACCACCATACTGTGAAACTCAAAGTCCACCACCATATATACATGCACCATCGAACCCCAAGTCCTGTGTCCCATTGTCGGCCACCATACATGCAGCACACAACTTCAAATCTACGTCCACAAAGCCCAAGGTGGCATTCTCCCTTTCAAAATGTCAATTATAG